In Nicotiana tabacum cultivar K326 chromosome 19, ASM71507v2, whole genome shotgun sequence, one DNA window encodes the following:
- the LOC107784182 gene encoding cullin-1 isoform X1, with protein MSNRGKLEESMKTLEEGIKKVKFILDGYPACKLFTSEEYMRYYDCVYLLCVQPPPFDLSAELLNRYHATLDESIYLKVLPSLKDKSGTSLLAEFLRIWTNYKAMLKCLGGFFLYLDKKCTDQKRSAPLKEIALTCFQNGVCNDLLPKVFDAALLLISQDRREEPIDRSLLQGLSTFFVENDGPKKGTYYHMFEEKLLTDTSSCYTRIASEWLHSYSSADYILKVEGCLNDEKGRLSQFLYPSSVEKLLQVVHLKLIGEMTSQLIEKQKAENNLNSTRYQELLSRCANLNIG; from the exons ATGAGTAACAGAGGGAAGCTGGAAGAGAGCATGAAGACGTTGGAGGAGGGTATTAAGAAAGTGAAGTTTATTTTGGATGGTTACCCTGCCTGTAAGCTGTTCACGTCTGAAGAATACATGAGATATTATGA CTGTGTTTATCTCTTGTGCGTTCAACCTCCCCCATTTGATTTATCAGCAGAACTTCTTAATAGGTATCATGCTACCTTGGATGAGAGTATATACTTGAAG GTTCTGCCTTCTCTGAAAGATAAGAGTGGTACCTCTCTGTTAGCTGAATTCTTACGTATCTGGACAAATTACAAAGCAATGTTAAAGTGTCTTGGAGGGTTTTTCCTTTACCTTGATAAAAAATGCACCGATCAGAAAAGATCTGCACCTCTTAAAGAGATTGCCCTTACCTGTTTCCAGAATGGG GTTTGCAATGATCTCCTTCCCAAAGTTTTTGATGCTGCACTTTTACTG ATAAGTCAAGACCGAAGGGAGGAACCAATTGACAGGAGCCTGCTACAGGGCCTCTCTACCTTTTTCGTGGAAAATGATGGGCCAAAAAAAGGAACTTACTATCACATGTTTGAGGAGAAATTGCTTACAGATACATCCAGTTGCTACACTCGAATTGCCTCTGAGTGGCTCCATAGCTATTCTTCAGCAGATTATATATTGAAG GTCGAAGGGTGTTTGAATGATGAAAAAGGAAGGTTGAGTCAGTTCCTCTATCCTTCCTCTGTAGAGAAGCTACTTCAG GTTGTGCATCTGAAGTTGATTGGTGAAATGACAAGCCAGCTGATTGAAAAACAGAAGGCTGAGAACAACCTCAACTCAACAAGATATCAG GAATTACTGTCCAGATGTGCAAATTTAAACATTGGGTAA
- the LOC107784182 gene encoding cullin-1 isoform X2 — protein sequence MHSSHRNRRCWKVQKFLPFPLINPNRYHATLDESIYLKVLPSLKDKSGTSLLAEFLRIWTNYKAMLKCLGGFFLYLDKKCTDQKRSAPLKEIALTCFQNGVCNDLLPKVFDAALLLISQDRREEPIDRSLLQGLSTFFVENDGPKKGTYYHMFEEKLLTDTSSCYTRIASEWLHSYSSADYILKVEGCLNDEKGRLSQFLYPSSVEKLLQVVHLKLIGEMTSQLIEKQKAENNLNSTRYQELLSRCANLNIG from the exons ATGCATTCATCACATAGAAACAGACGTTGCTGGAAAGTACAAAAATTCCTCCCATTTCCTCTGATAAACCCTAACCG GTATCATGCTACCTTGGATGAGAGTATATACTTGAAG GTTCTGCCTTCTCTGAAAGATAAGAGTGGTACCTCTCTGTTAGCTGAATTCTTACGTATCTGGACAAATTACAAAGCAATGTTAAAGTGTCTTGGAGGGTTTTTCCTTTACCTTGATAAAAAATGCACCGATCAGAAAAGATCTGCACCTCTTAAAGAGATTGCCCTTACCTGTTTCCAGAATGGG GTTTGCAATGATCTCCTTCCCAAAGTTTTTGATGCTGCACTTTTACTG ATAAGTCAAGACCGAAGGGAGGAACCAATTGACAGGAGCCTGCTACAGGGCCTCTCTACCTTTTTCGTGGAAAATGATGGGCCAAAAAAAGGAACTTACTATCACATGTTTGAGGAGAAATTGCTTACAGATACATCCAGTTGCTACACTCGAATTGCCTCTGAGTGGCTCCATAGCTATTCTTCAGCAGATTATATATTGAAG GTCGAAGGGTGTTTGAATGATGAAAAAGGAAGGTTGAGTCAGTTCCTCTATCCTTCCTCTGTAGAGAAGCTACTTCAG GTTGTGCATCTGAAGTTGATTGGTGAAATGACAAGCCAGCTGATTGAAAAACAGAAGGCTGAGAACAACCTCAACTCAACAAGATATCAG GAATTACTGTCCAGATGTGCAAATTTAAACATTGGGTAA